A part of Sugiyamaella lignohabitans strain CBS 10342 chromosome D, complete sequence genomic DNA contains:
- the PRP8 gene encoding U4/U6-U5 snRNP complex component PRP8 (Component of U4/U6-U5 snRNP complex; involved in second catalytic step of splicing; participates in spliceosomal assembly through its interaction with U1 snRNA; largest and most evolutionarily conserved protein of the spliceosome; mutations in its human ortholog, PRPF8, cause Retinitis pigmentosa and missplicing in Myelodysplastic syndrome; GO_component: GO:0046540 - U4/U6 x U5 tri-snRNP complex [Evidence IDA] [PMID 10377396]; GO_component: GO:0046540 - U4/U6 x U5 tri-snRNP complex [Evidence IDA] [PMID 10449419]; GO_component: GO:0046540 - U4/U6 x U5 tri-snRNP complex [Evidence IDA] [PMID 17934474]; GO_component: GO:0005682 - U5 snRNP [Evidence IDA] [PMID 11720284]; GO_component: GO:0005682 - U5 snRNP [Evidence IDA] [PMID 11720285]; GO_component: GO:0005682 - U5 snRNP [Evidence IDA] [PMID 17934474]; GO_component: GO:0005634 - nucleus [Evidence IEA,IEA]; GO_component: GO:0005634 - nucleus [Evidence IDA] [PMID 17934474]; GO_component: GO:0005634 - nucleus [Evidence IDA] [PMID 22842922]; GO_component: GO:0030529 - ribonucleoprotein complex [Evidence IEA]; GO_component: GO:0005681 - spliceosomal complex [Evidence IEA,IEA]; GO_function: GO:0003723 - RNA binding [Evidence IEA,IEA]; GO_function: GO:0030619 - U1 snRNA binding [Evidence IDA] [PMID 23393194]; GO_function: GO:0030620 - U2 snRNA binding [Evidence IDA] [PMID 23393194]; GO_function: GO:0030623 - U5 snRNA binding [Evidence IEA]; GO_function: GO:0030623 - U5 snRNA binding [Evidence IDA] [PMID 23393194]; GO_function: GO:0030623 - U5 snRNA binding [Evidence IDA] [PMID 9848662]; GO_function: GO:0017070 - U6 snRNA binding [Evidence IEA]; GO_function: GO:0017070 - U6 snRNA binding [Evidence IDA] [PMID 23393194]; GO_function: GO:0003729 - mRNA binding [Evidence IDA] [PMID 23222640]; GO_function: GO:0003676 - nucleic acid binding [Evidence IEA]; GO_function: GO:0097157 - pre-mRNA intronic binding [Evidence IDA] [PMID 23393194]; GO_function: GO:0000386 - second spliceosomal transesterification activity [Evidence IMP] [PMID 17626844]; GO_process: GO:0008380 - RNA splicing [Evidence IEA]; GO_process: GO:0000350 - generation of catalytic spliceosome for second transesterification step [Evidence IMP] [PMID 22408182]; GO_process: GO:0000389 - mRNA 3'-splice site recognition [Evidence IMP] [PMID 10628969]; GO_process: GO:0006397 - mRNA processing [Evidence IEA]; GO_process: GO:0000398 - mRNA splicing, via spliceosome [Evidence IEA]; GO_process: GO:0000244 - spliceosomal tri-snRNP complex assembly [Evidence IMP] [PMID 17934474]; GO_process: GO:0000244 - spliceosomal tri-snRNP complex assembly [Evidence IDA] [PMID 23393194]) → MSGRNPGAPPGFPGAGKRPNGGPPPPPPPPGGAGVKRKPGTGGLAPPPPPPPSGGKRRTANGSHPPPPPPPPSRPPPAEKREEERRLRALERKRKWQQLQKQKYGAKQGKATFVHSTKVDMPPEHLRKIIRDHGDLSTKRVAADKRSYLGALKFIPHAVVKLMENMPQPWEQVREVKVLYHITGAITFVNEVPRVIEPVYTAQWATMWTMMRREKRDRRHFKRMRFPPFDDEEPPISWSENIEIAEPGDAIQMELDQEEDSPVYEWFYDHRPLIEDPKYVPGPAYKKWNLELPQMANLYRLASPLVADIATRNDLYLFDKKSFFTAKALNTAIPGGPKFEPLYKDVDEDNEDFGEFNAIDRIIFRNPIRTEYKIAFPHLYNSLPRSVQIDWYHDPQDVHIKTEDPDLPAYYYDPAINPITARRREIDEQEADDLILDDDLEEEEEEEEEEEKEGEQRSTGFTLGDDFETFLENVPLTTDNTSHAIALWWAPFPFNRRSGTMVRAQDVALVKNWYVQHAPDGNPVKVRVSYQKLLKTYVLNALKTKPPSNQKKRYLLKSLKNTKFFQQTTIDWVEAGLQLCRQGFTMLNLLIHRKGLTYLHLDYNFNLKPIKTLTTKERKRSRFGNAFHLMREILRVVKLIVDAHVQYRLGNVDAYQLADGLHYTLNHLGQLTGIYRYKYKVMHQIRTCKDLKHVIYYRFNSVIGKGPGCGFWQPAWRVWLFFLRGTIPLLERWLGNLLARQFEGRHSKAVAKTITKQRVESYYDLELRASVLNDILDMIPEGIKQNKAKTIIQHLSEAWRCWKANIPWKVPGLPAPIENIILRYVKAKADGWISVAHYNRERIKRGTTVEKTVAKKNLGRLTRLWLKSEQERQHNFSKDGPYVAPEDAVAIFSTMVHWLESRKFSPIPFPPLSYKHDTKLLVLALEGLKESYSVKNRLNQSQREELALIEQAYDNPHECLSRIKRFLLTQRVFKEVGLDMMDYYSHILPVYEIDPLEKITDAYLDQYLWYEADKRHLFPNWIKPSDSEVPPLLVYKWCQGINNLQDVWDVSEGQCNVMLQTTLSKMAEKIDFTLLNRLLRLIVDSNIADYITAKNNVALSYKDMTHVNQYGLIRGLQFSSFVMQYYGLVLDLLLLGLPRASELAGPPQQPNDFLQFKDEETEVNHPIRLYIRYVDKVHILFRFRATEARDLIQRFLTENPDPNFENVVGYNNKKCWPRDSRMRLMRHDVNLGRAVFWEMKNRLPRSLTTFEWEDTFASVYSRDNPNLLFSMVGFEVRILPKSRVENDIQIRDSVWNLTNEETKERTAYAFLRVTDEDIAKFNNRIRQILMSSGSTTFTKIANKWNTALISLFTYYREAAVASENLLDTLVKCETKIQTRVKIGLNSKMPSRFPPAVFYTPKELGGLGMLSASHILIPTSDLRWSKQTDTGITHFRSGMTHQDDQLIPNIFRYIASWESEFIDSQNVWAEYAMKRQEASQQNRRLTLEDLEDRWDRGLPRINTLFQKDRHTLAYDKGHRIRTQFRQYSLAKVNPFWWTSQRHDGKLWNLNAYRTDVIQALGGIETILEHTLFKGTGFDNWEGLFWEKASGFEDSMKFKKLTNAQRSGLNQIPNRRFTLWWSPTINRANVYVGFLVQLDLTGIFLHGKIPTLKISLIQIFRAHLWQKIHESIIFDICHVLDAEMDTLQIENVNKESIHPRKSYKMNSSAADIVLHSTYKWSVSGPSLLNDSKDVMDFATANKFWLDIQLRYGDYDSHDISRYTRAKFLDYTSDGISIYPSPTGAMIGVDLAYNMYDAYGNWFPGLKPLMQQAMSKIMKANPALFVLRERIRKGLQLYQSQPQEAFLNSNNYSELFGKDVQFFIDDSNVYRVTVHKTFEGNLTTKPINGAIFIFNPRTGK, encoded by the coding sequence ATGAGTGGAAGAAACCCTGGCGCTCCTCCTGGGTTCCCTGGAGCAGGTAAAAGACCGAATGGCGGACcgcctcctcctccaccaccgccaGGAGGGGCTGGTGTAAAGAGAAAACCTGGTACTGGGGGTCTGGCACCgccacctcctcctccaccgTCAGGAGGAAAGAGAAGAACTGCAAATGGAAGTCatcctccacctccaccacctcctccttctCGTCCACCTCCAGCAGAAAAGAGAGAAGAGGAGCGAAGACTGCGGGCTTTGGAGAGAAAGCGcaaatggcagcagcttcaaaaacaaaagtatGGTGCCAAACAGGGCAAAGCTACGTTTGTTCACTCTACAAAAGTCGATATGCCTCCTGAACATCTACGGAAGATTATTCGAGATCATGGCGATTTGTCCACAAAGAGAGTCGCTGCGGATAAGAGATCTTATTTAGGAGCGCTGAAGTTCATTCCTCATGCGGTCGTCAAACTCATGGAGAATATGCCTCAGCCATGGGAGCAGGTTCGTGAAGTTAAAGTTCTTTATCATATCACTGGTGCCATCACATTTGTAAACGAAGTGCCAAGAGTCATTGAACCTGTATATACAGCTCAGTGGGCTACAATGTGGACGATGATGAGACGTGAGAAGCGAGATAGACGTCATTTTAAACGAATGCGGTTTCCTCCgtttgacgacgaagaacCTCCTATTAGTTGGAGTGAGAATATCGAAATAGCTGAACCTGGCGATGCTATTCAGATGGAATTGGATCAAGAGGAAGATAGTCCTGTGTATGAATGGTTCTATGATCACCGTCCACTGATCGAAGATCCAAAATATGTTCCTGGTCCGGCGTATAAGAAATGGAATTTAGAGCTGCCCCAAATGGCTAACTTATATCGGTTGGCCAGTCCATTagttgctgatattgcAACTCGAAACGActtgtatttatttgacAAAAAGTCTTTTTTCACCGCCAAAGCCCTGAATACCGCCATTCCTGGTGGTCCTAAATTCGAGCCTCTTTATAAGGATGTTGATGAAGACAATGAAGATTTTGGCGAGTTCAATGCCATTGACAGAATCATCTTTCGAAATCCTATTCGTACCGAGTACAAAATTGCATTCCCTCATTTATACAACTCATTACCTCGATCTGTGCAGATTGATTGGTACCACGACCCACAGGATGTTCATATAAAAACCGAAGATCCTGATCTTCCTGCTTATTACTACGACCCAGCCATTAATCCTATCACCGCCAGAAGACGAGAGATTGATGAACAAGAAGCAGATGATTTGATTCTTGACGACGATctggaagaggaggaagaagaggaagaagaggaagaaaaggaagGAGAGCAACGTTCGACTGGATTCACTCTAGGTGACGATTTTGAAACCTTTTTGGAGAATGTCCCACTGACGACGGACAATACCAGTCATGCTATTGCTCTATGGTGGGCACCATTCCCTTTCAACCGACGTAGTGGTACAATGGTCAGAGCACAGGACGTAGCTCTAGTAAAAAATTGGTATGTCCAGCATGCTCCAGATGGAAATCCTGTTAAAGTCAGGGTGTCCTATCAGAAACTTCTTAAAACATACGTTCTGAACGCACTCAAGACGAAACCTCCCAGCAACCAGAAAAAACGGTACCTGTTAAAGAGTCTGAAGAACACAAAGTTCTTCCAGCAAACGACAATCGACTGGGTTGAAGCCGGATTACAGCTATGTCGTCAAGGTTTCACAATGCTCAATCTACTAATTCACAGAAAGGGTCTAACATATCTTCATTTGGATTACAATTTCAACTTGAAACCAATCAAAACTCTAACTACCAAAGAGCGTAAGCGATCGAGATTTGGTAATGCATTCCATTTGATGAGAGAAATCCTCAGGGTCGTCAAGTTGATTGTCGATGCTCATGTCCAGTATCGGTTGGGTAATGTCGATGCCTACCAGCTGGCAGATGGTCTTCACTACACACTCAACCATTTGGGCCAGCTGACCGGTATATACAGATACAAGTACAAAGTGATGCACCAGATTCGTACTTGTAAAGATCTCAAGCACGTCATCTACTACCGATTCAACTCTGTCATTGGTAAGGGACCCGGATGTGGTTTCTGGCAACCTGCCTGGAGAGTTTGGCTCTTCTTCCTGAGAGGTACAATACCTTTATTAGAAAGATGGCTAGGTAACTTACTAGCTCGTCAATTCGAGGGTCGTCATTCAAAGGCAGTTGCTAAGACAATTACAAAACAAAGAGTCGAGTCTTATTACGACCTGGAACTACGTGCTTCTGTGCTCAATGATATCTTGGATATGATTCCCGAGGGAATTAAACAGAATAAAGCAAAGACAATTATTCAGCATCTTAGTGAAGCATGGAGGTGTTGGAAAGCTAATATTCCATGGAAAGTACCTGGTCTGCCTGCTCCAATTGAAAACATTATTCTTCGTTATGTCAAGGCAAAGGCAGATGGTTGGATCTCAGTGGCTCACTATAATCGAGAACGAATCAAGCGAGGCACAACTGTTGAAAAAACTGTTGCTAAGAAGAATTTGGGCAGACTGACTCGTTTATGGCTAAAGTCAGAACAAGAGCGTCAACACAACTTTTCAAAGGATGGTCCTTATGTAGCTCCTGAAGATGCTGTGGCCATTTTCTCTACCATGGTTCACTGGCTGGAGAGCCGCAAGTTTTCGCCTATTCCATTTCCTCCCCTGAGTTATAAGCATGATACTAAATTGCTGGTACTAGCTCTCGAGGGCCTGAAAGAATCCTACTCCGTTAAGAACAGATTAAACCAGAGCCAGCGTGAAGAATTAGCATTGATTGAACAGGCTTATGATAATCCCCACGAGTGTCTATCTCGAATCAAACGGTTTTTGTTGACTCAACGAGTGTTTAAGGAAGTTGGTTTAGATATGATGGACTACTATAGTCATATTCTTCCTGTTTACGAGATTGATCCACTGGAAAAGATTACTGATGCATACCTTGATCAATATCTCTGGTACGAGGCTGATAAACGACACCTGTTCCCCAACTGGATTAAACCAAGTGATTCAGAAGTTCCTCCTCTGCTTGTGTATAAGTGGTGTCAAGGTATTAATAACCTACAGGATGTCTGGGATGTTTCTGAGGGTCAATGTAACGTCATGCTTCAAACAACTCTCAGTAAAATGGCAGAGAAGATAGATTTCACGCTTCTCAACAGACTGCTGAGACTAATTGTCGACTCCAATATCGCTGATTATATCACGGCCAAGAACAATGTCGCTTTGTCATACAAGGACATGACTCATGTCAATCAATATGGTTTGATTCGTGGTTTACAGTTTTCATCGTTTGTTATGCAATACTACGGCTTAGTGCTCgatttgctgctgcttggGTTGCCTCGTGCAAGCGAGTTGGCAGGTCCACCACAACAGCCTAATGATTTCCTACAATTTAAAGATGAAGAGACCGAAGTCAACCATCCTATTCGTTTGTACATTCGTTACGTGGATAAAGTGCATATTCTTTTCAGATTCCGGGCAACCGAAGCTCGTGACTTGATTCAACGGTTCTTGACAGAGAATCCCGATCCTAACTTTGAAAATGTTGTCGgatacaacaacaagaaatGCTGGCCTCGTGATTCGAGAATGAGATTAATGAGGCACGATGTTAATCTTGGCAGAGCTGTGTTTTGGGAAATGAAGAACCGTCTTCCTCGATCTCTCACAACTTTTGAATGGGAAGATACTTTTGCGTCTGTTTATAGTCGCGATAATCCCAACCTTTTATTTTCGATGGTTGGTTTCGAAGTCCGAATTCTGCCAAAGTCTCGtgttgaaaatgatatCCAGATCCGTGATAGTGTGTGGAATTTGACAAACGAAGAGACAAAGGAACGTACTGCATATGCTTTCTTGCGAGTTACGGACGAAGATATCGCTAAATTCAACAACCGTATTAGACAGATTCTCATGTCATCTGGTTCCACAACATTCACAAAAATTGCCAACAAGTGGAATACTGCCCTTATTTCGCTCTTTACTTATTACCgtgaagcagcagttgctAGTGAAAACCTCCTCGATACGCTGGTTAAATGTGAAACAAAGATCCAGACAAGAGTTAAGATTGGCTTGAATTCAAAGATGCCTTCGAGATTCCCACCTGCTGTCTTCTATACACCGAAGGAGCTGGGTGGTCTGGGTATGCTCAGCGCAAGTCATATCCTCATTCCGACATCGGATCTCAGATGGTCAAAACAGACGGATACTGGTATAACTCACTTCAGATCAGGTATGACCCACCAAGACGATCAGCTGATTCCTAATATTTTCCGTTATATCGCCTCGTGGGAATCTGAATTTATTGATTCACAAAATGTTTGGGCAGAGTATGCCATGAAACGACAAGAAGCTAGTCAACAAAACCGGCGTCTGACTCTGGAAGATTTAGAAGATCGTTGGGACAGAGGTCTACCTCGTATCAATACTCTTTTCCAGAAGGATAGACACACTCTGGCATATGACAAAGGACACCGTATTCGTACTCAGTTTAGACAATATTCACTAGCGAAAGTCAATCCTTTCTGGTGGACAAGTCAAAGACACGATGGTAAATTGTGGAATTTGAATGCTTATCGAACCGATGTCATTCAGGCATTGGGTGGTATTGAAACAATTCTTGAGCATACGTTATTTAAGGGAACTGGTTTCGACAACTGGGAAGGTTTGTTCTGGGAAAAGGCATCTGGCTTCGAAGATAGTATGAAATTCAAGAAACTGACCAACGCCCAAAGGTCTGGTCTTAATCAAATCCCCAATCGTAGATTCACATTATGGTGGTCGCCCACTATCAATCGTGCTAATGTATATGTTGGTTTCCTTGTGCAATTGGATTTGACTGGTATTTTCTTACACGGAAAGATTCCCACTCTGAAGATCTCGCTTATTCAAATCTTCAGAGCACATTTGTGGCAAAAGATCCACGAGAGTATTATCTTTGACATCTGCCATGTTCTAGATGCTGAAATGGACACTCTTCAGATTGAGAATGTTAACAAGGAGTCTATTCACCCCAGAAAGTCGTACAAAATGAACTCTTCTGCTGCAGACATTGTTCTTCATAGTACTTATAAGTGGAGTGTCAGTGGTCCCTCGCTTCTTAATGATAGTAAGGATGTCATGGACTTTGCTACCGCTAATAAATTCTGGCTGGATATCCAATTGAGATATGGAGACTATGATTCGCACGACATTTCGAGATATACCCGTGCCAAGTTCCTTGATTATACCTCGGATGGTATTAGTATCTACCCTTCTCCAACTGGTGCTATGATTGGTGTGGATCTCGCTTATAATATGTATGATGCTTATGGTAATTGGTTCCCAGGTCTCAAGCCTTTGATGCAACAGGCCATGTCGAAGATTATGAAGGCCAATCCAGCTCTTTTCGTTCTTCGTGAGCGTATCAGAAAGGGATTGCAGCTGTATCAATCACAACCACAAGAGGCATTCCTCAATTCCAATAACTACTCGGAACTGTTTGGCAAAGACGTCCAATTCTTTATCGACGACAGTAACGTCTATCGTGTTACTGTTCACAAGACATTTGAGGGTAATCTCACCACCAAGCCTATTAATGGtgccatttttattttcaaccCACGAACTGGTAAGTAA